From the Roseibium salinum genome, one window contains:
- the metX gene encoding homoserine O-acetyltransferase MetX, with protein MSAEPSNPATIQDLKISEAETPSSKFVRFSADEPLELDSGAKLGPWQIAYETYGELNADKTNAVVVCHALTGDQYAASTNPVTGKPGWWSTMIGPGKPVDTNHYFVICANVLGGCLGTTGPATTNPETGAPYGLDLPVVTIRDMVRAQARLVDHLGIDTLFAVIGGSMGGMQVLQWAVSYPERVFCAVPIAAAARHTSQNIAFHEVGRQAIIADPNWRGGNYIQEGVRPTKGLAVARMAAHVTYMSDESLHQKFGRNLQDRDSLTFGFDADFQIESYLRHQGMTFVDRFDANSYLYVTRAMDYFDLADEFGGTLANAFKGTKTRFCVMSFTSDWLFPTSESRRVVRALNAAAANVSFVEIESDRGHDSFLLDVPEMFATIRGFLTGAARARGVPAPGEEV; from the coding sequence ATGTCCGCTGAACCATCAAATCCGGCCACGATTCAGGATCTGAAGATATCCGAAGCGGAGACGCCCTCCAGCAAGTTCGTGCGCTTTTCGGCAGACGAGCCGCTGGAGCTGGATTCCGGTGCCAAACTCGGTCCCTGGCAGATTGCCTATGAGACCTATGGCGAGCTGAACGCGGACAAGACGAACGCCGTTGTCGTGTGCCACGCGCTGACGGGCGACCAGTATGCCGCCTCCACCAACCCGGTGACCGGCAAACCGGGCTGGTGGAGTACGATGATCGGGCCGGGCAAGCCGGTCGACACCAACCATTATTTCGTCATCTGCGCAAACGTTCTGGGCGGATGCCTGGGCACCACCGGGCCGGCGACCACCAACCCGGAGACCGGCGCGCCCTACGGGCTGGATCTTCCCGTGGTGACGATCCGCGACATGGTGCGGGCGCAGGCACGGCTGGTGGATCACCTCGGCATCGACACGCTGTTCGCCGTAATCGGCGGTTCCATGGGCGGCATGCAGGTGCTGCAATGGGCGGTGAGCTACCCCGAGCGCGTCTTTTGCGCCGTTCCCATTGCCGCGGCCGCCCGGCACACATCGCAGAACATCGCCTTTCACGAGGTCGGCCGGCAGGCGATCATCGCCGATCCGAACTGGCGCGGCGGCAACTACATCCAGGAAGGCGTGCGGCCGACCAAGGGGCTCGCCGTCGCTCGCATGGCGGCGCACGTCACCTACATGTCCGACGAGTCCCTGCACCAGAAATTCGGCCGCAACCTGCAGGACCGGGACAGCCTGACCTTCGGATTTGACGCGGACTTCCAGATCGAAAGCTATCTGCGCCACCAGGGCATGACCTTCGTCGACCGCTTCGACGCCAATTCCTATCTCTATGTTACCCGAGCCATGGACTATTTCGATCTGGCGGACGAATTCGGCGGTACGCTGGCCAATGCCTTCAAGGGCACGAAGACCCGCTTTTGCGTCATGTCCTTCACCTCCGACTGGCTGTTCCCGACCTCGGAAAGCCGCCGCGTGGTCAGGGCCCTGAACGCGGCGGCAGCAAACGTCTCTTTCGTCGAGATCGAGAGCGACCGGGGGCATGATTCGTTCCTGCTCGACGTGCCGGAAATGTTCGCGACGATCCGCGGCTTCCTGACCGGAGCGGCCCGCGCACGCGGCGTGCCGGCGCCGGGCGAGGAGGTCTGA